A genome region from Oenanthe melanoleuca isolate GR-GAL-2019-014 chromosome 14, OMel1.0, whole genome shotgun sequence includes the following:
- the IL21R gene encoding interleukin-21 receptor isoform X3: MSGGFLREDTSLSAISSMRAEHTQPQLCEGHPVRTTMRNKQWLQNIFFCLLFQYTLSCEGLTCFVDYVQTLSCILPEELGAGSHALTATWVPEEDPENTVASCSLLQLSRNASHTQYTCTVDMTEFLADTKVQVDVTETADSQHVLSKDFYLSDNKGYNISWETIYQNSSFDFLNEELEYQLRYKRRTDTWEAQKTKAVHEDTRTLLILPWELQADTEYEFQVRARPREGSGYRGFWSEWSSPLSLKTSPAAVTQTAGMEWLLLFGVVVAIVASITTFLAKQQSLWKKMACIPDPAPFFKPLYMAHNGDFKKWVGASHMKMTFDFFEWGIVLPEVLEVYTMHPSSSTPQEELHELRRNLPCKPCASCLSGPGQSSRSLGCRVNSSAGTEDQSYGHLSIDTVTVADEFTSCNCQCCSCTHVGREHEHSNREDGSAGEPGYPKVNVDEEDTKMCCDLHLADLSAQDKILASGSVSTDLLRSTSVPVKQQGEGRVEGGAGSILEALCLQPYQWDLENPGSLPSPDGESVSYSEGSYDFFPHSVRPGDSCPLICVDLDTIDSGFVDSDCGSPVDSEFGQNSQTICGAIPLEQEGQDFPRSYVKQWVSCRSESPVSGTQTDQGL; encoded by the exons ATGTCTGGTGGTTTCCTGAGAGAAGACACAAGCCTCAGTGCAATCTCCTCCATGAGAGCAgaacacacacagccacagctctgtgaaG gacATCCAGTGAGAACCACTATGAGGAACAAACAATGGctccagaatattttcttctgccttttattCCAGTACA CACTGAGTTGTGAAGGCCTCACTTGTTTTGTGGACTATGTGCAGACCCTGTCGTGCATcctgccagaggagctgggggctggTTCACACGCTCTCACTGCGACCTG GGTTCCTGAGGAAGATCCAGAAAATACTGTGgcttcctgcagcctgctgcaaTTATCAAGGAATGCCAGTCACACACAATACACGTGCACTGTAGACATGACTGAATTCCTGGCAGATACCAAAGTCCAGGTGGATGTTACAGAGACAGCTGATAGTCAGCATGTGCTTTCCAAAGACTTTTATTTGTCAGACAACA AGGGTTACAACATTTCTTGGGAAACCATCTACCAGAACTCTTCCTTCGACTTTTTGAATGAGGAGCTGGAGTATCAGCTGCGTTACAAAAGAAGAACTGACACCTGGGAG GCTCAGAAGACCAAAGCTGTCCATGAGGACACACGGACACTGCTGATCCTGCcgtgggagctgcaggcagacaCCGAGTACGAGTTCCAAGTGAGAGCCAGGCCCCGGGAGGGCAGTGGCTACAGAGGCTTTTGGAGTGAATGGAGCTCCCCACTGTCACTGAAAACCAGCCCTGCAG cagtgacacagacagCAGGCATGGAATGGCTGTTGCTGTTTGGTGTTGTCGTGGCAATTGTGGCCTCAATCACAACATTTCTGGCCAAACAGCAGAG CTTGTGGAAGAAGATGGCTTGCATCCCAGACCCTGCTCCCTTTTTCAAACCTCTTTACATGGCTCATAATGGAGATTTTAAG aagtGGGTTGGTGCCTCCCATATGAAAATGACCTTTGATTTCTTTGAATGGGGAATAGTCCTTCCAGAAGTCCTAGAAGTTTACACCATGCATccttccagcagcaccccaCAGGAAGAGCTGCACGAGCTGAGAAGGAATCTGCCCTGCAAGCCCTGTGCATCCTGCCTGAGtggcccagggcagagcagccggtccctggggtgcagggtgaacagcagtgctgggactgAGGACCAGTCCTACGGGCACTTGTCAATTGATACAGTGACCGTGGCTGATGAATTCACATCTTGTaactgccagtgctgcagctgtacCCATGTGGGCAGGGAACACGAGCACTCCAACAGGGaggatggcagtgctggagaaCCCGGCTACCCCAAGGTGAACGTCGATGAGGAAGACACAAAGATGTGCTGTGACTTGCATTTGGCTGATCTGAGTGCACAGGACAAAATACTTGCTTCAGGTTCTGTGTCCACAGACCTCTTGAGGAGCACAAGTGTCCCAGTCAAGCagcaaggagaagggagagTGGAAGGAGGGGCGGGGAGCATCCTAGAAGCCCTTTGCTTGCAGCCGTATCAGTGGGATTTGGAAAATCCAGGTTCTCTACCTTCTCCTGATGGTGAAAGTGTTTCTTACAGTGAGGGCTCCTATGACTTCTTCCCTCACAGTGTAAGGCCTGGTGACAGTTGTCCTTTGATCTGTGTAGATTTGGACACTATTGACAGTGGCTTTGTGGACTCAGACTGTGGAAGTCCAGTTGACTCTGAATTTGGGCAGAACAGTCAGACCATTTGTGGAGCCATCCCTCTTGAGCAGGAGGGGCAAGACTTTCCCCGGAGCTACGTCAAGCAGTGGGTCTCCTGTCGCTCTGAGAGCCCTGTCAGTGGGACACAGACAGACCAAGGACTTTGA
- the IL21R gene encoding interleukin-21 receptor isoform X4, whose translation MRNKQWLQNIFFCLLFQYTLSCEGLTCFVDYVQTLSCILPEELGAGSHALTATWVPEEDPENTVASCSLLQLSRNASHTQYTCTVDMTEFLADTKVQVDVTETADSQHVLSKDFYLSDNIKPQPPFNLTALFSEGYNISWETIYQNSSFDFLNEELEYQLRYKRRTDTWEAQKTKAVHEDTRTLLILPWELQADTEYEFQVRARPREGSGYRGFWSEWSSPLSLKTSPAAVTQTAGMEWLLLFGVVVAIVASITTFLAKQQSLWKKMACIPDPAPFFKPLYMAHNGDFKKWVGASHMKMTFDFFEWGIVLPEVLEVYTMHPSSSTPQEELHELRRNLPCKPCASCLSGPGQSSRSLGCRVNSSAGTEDQSYGHLSIDTVTVADEFTSCNCQCCSCTHVGREHEHSNREDGSAGEPGYPKVNVDEEDTKMCCDLHLADLSAQDKILASGSVSTDLLRSTSVPVKQQGEGRVEGGAGSILEALCLQPYQWDLENPGSLPSPDGESVSYSEGSYDFFPHSVRPGDSCPLICVDLDTIDSGFVDSDCGSPVDSEFGQNSQTICGAIPLEQEGQDFPRSYVKQWVSCRSESPVSGTQTDQGL comes from the exons ATGAGGAACAAACAATGGctccagaatattttcttctgccttttattCCAGTACA CACTGAGTTGTGAAGGCCTCACTTGTTTTGTGGACTATGTGCAGACCCTGTCGTGCATcctgccagaggagctgggggctggTTCACACGCTCTCACTGCGACCTG GGTTCCTGAGGAAGATCCAGAAAATACTGTGgcttcctgcagcctgctgcaaTTATCAAGGAATGCCAGTCACACACAATACACGTGCACTGTAGACATGACTGAATTCCTGGCAGATACCAAAGTCCAGGTGGATGTTACAGAGACAGCTGATAGTCAGCATGTGCTTTCCAAAGACTTTTATTTGTCAGACAACA TAAAACCACAGCCTCCATTCAACCTGACCGCTTTGTTCTCAGAGGGTTACAACATTTCTTGGGAAACCATCTACCAGAACTCTTCCTTCGACTTTTTGAATGAGGAGCTGGAGTATCAGCTGCGTTACAAAAGAAGAACTGACACCTGGGAG GCTCAGAAGACCAAAGCTGTCCATGAGGACACACGGACACTGCTGATCCTGCcgtgggagctgcaggcagacaCCGAGTACGAGTTCCAAGTGAGAGCCAGGCCCCGGGAGGGCAGTGGCTACAGAGGCTTTTGGAGTGAATGGAGCTCCCCACTGTCACTGAAAACCAGCCCTGCAG cagtgacacagacagCAGGCATGGAATGGCTGTTGCTGTTTGGTGTTGTCGTGGCAATTGTGGCCTCAATCACAACATTTCTGGCCAAACAGCAGAG CTTGTGGAAGAAGATGGCTTGCATCCCAGACCCTGCTCCCTTTTTCAAACCTCTTTACATGGCTCATAATGGAGATTTTAAG aagtGGGTTGGTGCCTCCCATATGAAAATGACCTTTGATTTCTTTGAATGGGGAATAGTCCTTCCAGAAGTCCTAGAAGTTTACACCATGCATccttccagcagcaccccaCAGGAAGAGCTGCACGAGCTGAGAAGGAATCTGCCCTGCAAGCCCTGTGCATCCTGCCTGAGtggcccagggcagagcagccggtccctggggtgcagggtgaacagcagtgctgggactgAGGACCAGTCCTACGGGCACTTGTCAATTGATACAGTGACCGTGGCTGATGAATTCACATCTTGTaactgccagtgctgcagctgtacCCATGTGGGCAGGGAACACGAGCACTCCAACAGGGaggatggcagtgctggagaaCCCGGCTACCCCAAGGTGAACGTCGATGAGGAAGACACAAAGATGTGCTGTGACTTGCATTTGGCTGATCTGAGTGCACAGGACAAAATACTTGCTTCAGGTTCTGTGTCCACAGACCTCTTGAGGAGCACAAGTGTCCCAGTCAAGCagcaaggagaagggagagTGGAAGGAGGGGCGGGGAGCATCCTAGAAGCCCTTTGCTTGCAGCCGTATCAGTGGGATTTGGAAAATCCAGGTTCTCTACCTTCTCCTGATGGTGAAAGTGTTTCTTACAGTGAGGGCTCCTATGACTTCTTCCCTCACAGTGTAAGGCCTGGTGACAGTTGTCCTTTGATCTGTGTAGATTTGGACACTATTGACAGTGGCTTTGTGGACTCAGACTGTGGAAGTCCAGTTGACTCTGAATTTGGGCAGAACAGTCAGACCATTTGTGGAGCCATCCCTCTTGAGCAGGAGGGGCAAGACTTTCCCCGGAGCTACGTCAAGCAGTGGGTCTCCTGTCGCTCTGAGAGCCCTGTCAGTGGGACACAGACAGACCAAGGACTTTGA
- the IL21R gene encoding interleukin-21 receptor isoform X2: MSGGFLREDTSLSAISSMRAEHTQPQLCEGHPVRTTMRNKQWLQNIFFCLLFQYTLSCEGLTCFVDYVQTLSCILPEELGAGSHALTATWVPEEDPENTVASCSLLQLSRNASHTQYTCTVDMTEFLADTKVQVDVTETADSQHVLSKDFYLSDNIKPQPPFNLTALFSEGYNISWETIYQNSSFDFLNEELEYQLRYKRRTDTWEAQKTKAVHEDTRTLLILPWELQADTEYEFQVRARPREGSGYRGFWSEWSSPLSLKTSPAVTQTAGMEWLLLFGVVVAIVASITTFLAKQQSLWKKMACIPDPAPFFKPLYMAHNGDFKKWVGASHMKMTFDFFEWGIVLPEVLEVYTMHPSSSTPQEELHELRRNLPCKPCASCLSGPGQSSRSLGCRVNSSAGTEDQSYGHLSIDTVTVADEFTSCNCQCCSCTHVGREHEHSNREDGSAGEPGYPKVNVDEEDTKMCCDLHLADLSAQDKILASGSVSTDLLRSTSVPVKQQGEGRVEGGAGSILEALCLQPYQWDLENPGSLPSPDGESVSYSEGSYDFFPHSVRPGDSCPLICVDLDTIDSGFVDSDCGSPVDSEFGQNSQTICGAIPLEQEGQDFPRSYVKQWVSCRSESPVSGTQTDQGL, encoded by the exons ATGTCTGGTGGTTTCCTGAGAGAAGACACAAGCCTCAGTGCAATCTCCTCCATGAGAGCAgaacacacacagccacagctctgtgaaG gacATCCAGTGAGAACCACTATGAGGAACAAACAATGGctccagaatattttcttctgccttttattCCAGTACA CACTGAGTTGTGAAGGCCTCACTTGTTTTGTGGACTATGTGCAGACCCTGTCGTGCATcctgccagaggagctgggggctggTTCACACGCTCTCACTGCGACCTG GGTTCCTGAGGAAGATCCAGAAAATACTGTGgcttcctgcagcctgctgcaaTTATCAAGGAATGCCAGTCACACACAATACACGTGCACTGTAGACATGACTGAATTCCTGGCAGATACCAAAGTCCAGGTGGATGTTACAGAGACAGCTGATAGTCAGCATGTGCTTTCCAAAGACTTTTATTTGTCAGACAACA TAAAACCACAGCCTCCATTCAACCTGACCGCTTTGTTCTCAGAGGGTTACAACATTTCTTGGGAAACCATCTACCAGAACTCTTCCTTCGACTTTTTGAATGAGGAGCTGGAGTATCAGCTGCGTTACAAAAGAAGAACTGACACCTGGGAG GCTCAGAAGACCAAAGCTGTCCATGAGGACACACGGACACTGCTGATCCTGCcgtgggagctgcaggcagacaCCGAGTACGAGTTCCAAGTGAGAGCCAGGCCCCGGGAGGGCAGTGGCTACAGAGGCTTTTGGAGTGAATGGAGCTCCCCACTGTCACTGAAAACCAGCCCTGCAG tgacacagacagCAGGCATGGAATGGCTGTTGCTGTTTGGTGTTGTCGTGGCAATTGTGGCCTCAATCACAACATTTCTGGCCAAACAGCAGAG CTTGTGGAAGAAGATGGCTTGCATCCCAGACCCTGCTCCCTTTTTCAAACCTCTTTACATGGCTCATAATGGAGATTTTAAG aagtGGGTTGGTGCCTCCCATATGAAAATGACCTTTGATTTCTTTGAATGGGGAATAGTCCTTCCAGAAGTCCTAGAAGTTTACACCATGCATccttccagcagcaccccaCAGGAAGAGCTGCACGAGCTGAGAAGGAATCTGCCCTGCAAGCCCTGTGCATCCTGCCTGAGtggcccagggcagagcagccggtccctggggtgcagggtgaacagcagtgctgggactgAGGACCAGTCCTACGGGCACTTGTCAATTGATACAGTGACCGTGGCTGATGAATTCACATCTTGTaactgccagtgctgcagctgtacCCATGTGGGCAGGGAACACGAGCACTCCAACAGGGaggatggcagtgctggagaaCCCGGCTACCCCAAGGTGAACGTCGATGAGGAAGACACAAAGATGTGCTGTGACTTGCATTTGGCTGATCTGAGTGCACAGGACAAAATACTTGCTTCAGGTTCTGTGTCCACAGACCTCTTGAGGAGCACAAGTGTCCCAGTCAAGCagcaaggagaagggagagTGGAAGGAGGGGCGGGGAGCATCCTAGAAGCCCTTTGCTTGCAGCCGTATCAGTGGGATTTGGAAAATCCAGGTTCTCTACCTTCTCCTGATGGTGAAAGTGTTTCTTACAGTGAGGGCTCCTATGACTTCTTCCCTCACAGTGTAAGGCCTGGTGACAGTTGTCCTTTGATCTGTGTAGATTTGGACACTATTGACAGTGGCTTTGTGGACTCAGACTGTGGAAGTCCAGTTGACTCTGAATTTGGGCAGAACAGTCAGACCATTTGTGGAGCCATCCCTCTTGAGCAGGAGGGGCAAGACTTTCCCCGGAGCTACGTCAAGCAGTGGGTCTCCTGTCGCTCTGAGAGCCCTGTCAGTGGGACACAGACAGACCAAGGACTTTGA
- the LOC130259400 gene encoding interleukin-9 receptor-like produces the protein MGGAVWPLGLQLCIAAALLFGPGRGTELPGSLSCLNNYVTTVICTWVTEEPVGDGPFHLHFTNLWSRGHNASCNLRATGSVQNQYHCTIHLATEILETDSYRVSLQGNFFGHNHTYTAFAEYSPCKHIKLDPPLNIQSNTTASKCQIWWSVGNVPWYLAEILQYELQYKEYRMSWEVAWNKTLPSSLPQAEIEATELHSGIAYAARLRCKISENENSYHSQWSEWSQTTVFQRADVPKISEKILNTKTMQYLFIPLSFATLLYLFWNCKLSSRAKNLACFNIPTPAAFFQPLYRLHNGNFKDWVGQNEACSQLEREEASNSSKVNADRISDLNIQELISQASLKPTGSTDMVTAEENFAFASGPSQQYVPSRYIRAEVTELWPGLLFAPNHAGDTVGLKISEIIKDNLESPSVGRNYPSHSQHGKGDPLRLQESLGVADVSFSSSDYCTLCDNDTTGGLISAELLKLSNGNSHVKQQKDQ, from the exons ATGGGAGGAGCCGTGTGGCCGCTGGGCCTCCAGCTGTGCATTGCTGCTGCGCTGCTCTTCGGcccagggagagggacag agctccctggcagcctgagctgcctgaATAACTACGTGACCACCGTGATCTGCACGTGGGTGACAGAGGAGCCCGTGGGTGATGGACCTTTCCACCTGCATTTCACCAA CCTCTGGTCAAGGGGCCACAATGCCAGCTGCAACCTGAGGGCCACAGGGAGCGTGCAGAATCAGTACCACTGCACAATCCATTTAGCCACCGAGATCTTGGAAACAGACAGTTACAGAGTCTCTCTCCAAGGAAACTTCTTTGGACATAATCACACATACACGGCCTTTGCAGAGTACAGCCCCTGCAAGCACA TAAAACTCGATCCACCTTTGAACATCCAGAGCAATACTACTGCCAGCAAGTGCCAGATATGGTGGAGTGTGGGGAATGTGCCTTGGTACCTCGCAGAAATTCTCCAATATGAGTTGCAGTATAAGGAGTACAGAATGTCTTGGGAG GTTGCATGGAACAAGACACTACCCAGTTCACTGCCACAGGCAGAAATTGAAGCCACAGAGCTCCACAGTGGCATTGCTTATGCTGCAAGGCTTCGCTgcaaaatttctgaaaatgagaattCATACCACAGTCAGTGGAGTGAGTGGAGCCAGACAACAGTGTTTCAAAGAGCAG ATGTCCCAAAAATCTCTGAAAAGATTCTAAATACCAAAACTATGCAATACTTATTCATTCCTCTGAGTTTTGCCACTCTACTCTATTTATTCTGGAACTGCAAGCTTTCCTCAAG GGCAAAAAACCTCGCCTGCTTTAACATTCCCACACCAGCTGCTTTCTTTCAGCCACTCTATCGTTTACACAACGGGAATTTTAAg GACTGGGTTGGACAGAATGAGGCTTGTAGTCAACTTGAAAGAGAAGAGGCCAGCAACTCAAGCAAAGTGAATGCAGATAGAATTTCTGATCTAAACATCCAAGAATTGATTTCCCAAGCCTCATTGAAACCTACAGGAAGCACAGATATGGTTACTGCAGAAGAAAACTTTGCATTTGCCTCTGGTCCAAGTCAGCAGTATGTCCCCAGCAGGTACATAAGAGCAGAAGTGACAGAGTTGTGGCCGGGACTATTGTTTGCACCAAACCATGCTGGTGATACCGTCGGCCTGAAAatctctgaaataattaaagACAACCTTGAGAGCCCTAGTGTTGGAAGGAATTATCCCTCTCACTCTCAGCATGGAAAGGGTGACCCTCTTAGGCTTCAAGAATCTTTGGGAGTAGCAGATGTGTCCTTCAGCAGTAGTGACTATTGTACTTTGTGTGACAATGACACCACAGGCGGTTTGATTTCTGCTGAACTACTGAAGCTTTCTAATGGCAATAGTCATGTTAAACAGCAGAAGGATCAGTGA
- the IL21R gene encoding interleukin-21 receptor isoform X1: protein MSGGFLREDTSLSAISSMRAEHTQPQLCEGHPVRTTMRNKQWLQNIFFCLLFQYTLSCEGLTCFVDYVQTLSCILPEELGAGSHALTATWVPEEDPENTVASCSLLQLSRNASHTQYTCTVDMTEFLADTKVQVDVTETADSQHVLSKDFYLSDNIKPQPPFNLTALFSEGYNISWETIYQNSSFDFLNEELEYQLRYKRRTDTWEAQKTKAVHEDTRTLLILPWELQADTEYEFQVRARPREGSGYRGFWSEWSSPLSLKTSPAAVTQTAGMEWLLLFGVVVAIVASITTFLAKQQSLWKKMACIPDPAPFFKPLYMAHNGDFKKWVGASHMKMTFDFFEWGIVLPEVLEVYTMHPSSSTPQEELHELRRNLPCKPCASCLSGPGQSSRSLGCRVNSSAGTEDQSYGHLSIDTVTVADEFTSCNCQCCSCTHVGREHEHSNREDGSAGEPGYPKVNVDEEDTKMCCDLHLADLSAQDKILASGSVSTDLLRSTSVPVKQQGEGRVEGGAGSILEALCLQPYQWDLENPGSLPSPDGESVSYSEGSYDFFPHSVRPGDSCPLICVDLDTIDSGFVDSDCGSPVDSEFGQNSQTICGAIPLEQEGQDFPRSYVKQWVSCRSESPVSGTQTDQGL from the exons ATGTCTGGTGGTTTCCTGAGAGAAGACACAAGCCTCAGTGCAATCTCCTCCATGAGAGCAgaacacacacagccacagctctgtgaaG gacATCCAGTGAGAACCACTATGAGGAACAAACAATGGctccagaatattttcttctgccttttattCCAGTACA CACTGAGTTGTGAAGGCCTCACTTGTTTTGTGGACTATGTGCAGACCCTGTCGTGCATcctgccagaggagctgggggctggTTCACACGCTCTCACTGCGACCTG GGTTCCTGAGGAAGATCCAGAAAATACTGTGgcttcctgcagcctgctgcaaTTATCAAGGAATGCCAGTCACACACAATACACGTGCACTGTAGACATGACTGAATTCCTGGCAGATACCAAAGTCCAGGTGGATGTTACAGAGACAGCTGATAGTCAGCATGTGCTTTCCAAAGACTTTTATTTGTCAGACAACA TAAAACCACAGCCTCCATTCAACCTGACCGCTTTGTTCTCAGAGGGTTACAACATTTCTTGGGAAACCATCTACCAGAACTCTTCCTTCGACTTTTTGAATGAGGAGCTGGAGTATCAGCTGCGTTACAAAAGAAGAACTGACACCTGGGAG GCTCAGAAGACCAAAGCTGTCCATGAGGACACACGGACACTGCTGATCCTGCcgtgggagctgcaggcagacaCCGAGTACGAGTTCCAAGTGAGAGCCAGGCCCCGGGAGGGCAGTGGCTACAGAGGCTTTTGGAGTGAATGGAGCTCCCCACTGTCACTGAAAACCAGCCCTGCAG cagtgacacagacagCAGGCATGGAATGGCTGTTGCTGTTTGGTGTTGTCGTGGCAATTGTGGCCTCAATCACAACATTTCTGGCCAAACAGCAGAG CTTGTGGAAGAAGATGGCTTGCATCCCAGACCCTGCTCCCTTTTTCAAACCTCTTTACATGGCTCATAATGGAGATTTTAAG aagtGGGTTGGTGCCTCCCATATGAAAATGACCTTTGATTTCTTTGAATGGGGAATAGTCCTTCCAGAAGTCCTAGAAGTTTACACCATGCATccttccagcagcaccccaCAGGAAGAGCTGCACGAGCTGAGAAGGAATCTGCCCTGCAAGCCCTGTGCATCCTGCCTGAGtggcccagggcagagcagccggtccctggggtgcagggtgaacagcagtgctgggactgAGGACCAGTCCTACGGGCACTTGTCAATTGATACAGTGACCGTGGCTGATGAATTCACATCTTGTaactgccagtgctgcagctgtacCCATGTGGGCAGGGAACACGAGCACTCCAACAGGGaggatggcagtgctggagaaCCCGGCTACCCCAAGGTGAACGTCGATGAGGAAGACACAAAGATGTGCTGTGACTTGCATTTGGCTGATCTGAGTGCACAGGACAAAATACTTGCTTCAGGTTCTGTGTCCACAGACCTCTTGAGGAGCACAAGTGTCCCAGTCAAGCagcaaggagaagggagagTGGAAGGAGGGGCGGGGAGCATCCTAGAAGCCCTTTGCTTGCAGCCGTATCAGTGGGATTTGGAAAATCCAGGTTCTCTACCTTCTCCTGATGGTGAAAGTGTTTCTTACAGTGAGGGCTCCTATGACTTCTTCCCTCACAGTGTAAGGCCTGGTGACAGTTGTCCTTTGATCTGTGTAGATTTGGACACTATTGACAGTGGCTTTGTGGACTCAGACTGTGGAAGTCCAGTTGACTCTGAATTTGGGCAGAACAGTCAGACCATTTGTGGAGCCATCCCTCTTGAGCAGGAGGGGCAAGACTTTCCCCGGAGCTACGTCAAGCAGTGGGTCTCCTGTCGCTCTGAGAGCCCTGTCAGTGGGACACAGACAGACCAAGGACTTTGA